One window from the genome of Treponema sp. OMZ 838 encodes:
- the dnaJ gene encoding molecular chaperone DnaJ, with protein MAQRDYYEVLGVAKTATADEIKKAYRKLAIQYHPDKNPGNKEAEEKFKEATEAYEVLIDDKKRSVYDQYGFDGVKNMGGGFDPSAFQGFEDIFGGGGGLSDLFESLFGGGGFGGFGGFGSSSRGSSRSSGPARGANLRYDLQIDFTDAVYGKKIEIQYSRDEHCTECKGSGSAGGGGRKMCPDCKGTGQVRQNTGFFSIASTCRRCGGSGTIIENPCKKCGGSGLERKKQKIIITIPAGVEEGKRITIPKQGNAGSGGGDYGDLYVFIFIKPHHLFERHGNDLYCVIPISMTQAALGGEISVKSLNDKRLTVKIPAGTQHGDALKVRGEGVPAASGRTGDLYLKVIIKIPTRISSGGKKLLSEFSAMEGENTAPEMVPLSKL; from the coding sequence TTGGCACAACGAGATTATTATGAGGTATTGGGCGTAGCAAAGACCGCTACCGCCGATGAAATAAAAAAAGCCTACCGTAAATTGGCAATTCAATATCACCCCGATAAAAACCCCGGAAATAAAGAAGCGGAAGAAAAATTTAAAGAGGCGACTGAAGCCTACGAAGTGCTTATTGACGACAAAAAACGCAGCGTCTATGACCAATACGGTTTTGACGGTGTTAAAAATATGGGCGGCGGTTTTGATCCGTCTGCATTCCAAGGTTTTGAAGACATCTTCGGCGGCGGAGGCGGGCTTTCCGACTTGTTCGAAAGCTTATTCGGCGGAGGCGGGTTCGGAGGATTCGGCGGGTTCGGTTCATCGAGCCGCGGTTCTTCACGGAGCAGCGGCCCCGCACGGGGTGCAAACCTCCGGTATGACTTGCAGATCGATTTTACCGATGCCGTATACGGCAAGAAGATTGAAATACAGTATTCACGTGATGAGCATTGTACGGAGTGCAAAGGATCGGGAAGCGCCGGCGGGGGCGGCAGAAAGATGTGCCCCGACTGTAAGGGTACCGGACAGGTACGGCAGAACACCGGCTTTTTCTCCATTGCGAGCACCTGCCGGCGATGCGGCGGCTCGGGAACTATTATCGAAAACCCGTGTAAAAAATGCGGCGGCTCCGGCTTAGAGCGGAAAAAGCAAAAAATTATCATCACGATTCCCGCCGGTGTCGAAGAAGGAAAGCGTATCACCATTCCCAAACAAGGAAACGCAGGTTCAGGCGGTGGCGATTACGGCGACCTCTACGTATTCATCTTTATTAAGCCTCATCACTTATTTGAACGGCACGGGAACGACCTGTACTGTGTAATTCCCATCTCGATGACGCAAGCCGCGCTCGGAGGAGAGATATCCGTAAAATCGCTGAACGATAAGCGCCTGACGGTAAAAATTCCCGCCGGTACGCAGCACGGCGATGCGCTCAAGGTGCGCGGAGAAGGTGTCCCCGCTGCAAGCGGCAGAACCGGCGACCTCTACCTCAAGGTCATCATAAAAATACCGACGAGGATATCTTCCGGCGGTAAGAAACTGCTCAGCGAATTTTCTGCAATGGAAGGGGAAAATACGGCGCCGGAGATGGTGCCGCTGTCTAAGTTGTAA
- a CDS encoding TrkH family potassium uptake protein — protein MKFLQCLTIIFMILSIVAGSFLIPVAVAVFLHEWNMLPAFFIPMAVLWVITILLFIRTKRQPIRLTVREGILLVSAAWLGAGLLGAVPFMLSGFVPHFSDAFFESVSGFTTTGASVLQNIESYPMALRVWRTQMHWLGGMGIVALTVALFPLLGVGGFQLIKSETSGPDKGKVTAKITHTAKALWFIYLGMTVLQIILLCIAGMPFLEAMCHSFSTLGTGGFSTQNTSVGYYNSAAIEIICTVFMFLAGVNFSLYFHLFTGKPEEFFRNSELRAYIRIALFTGIGIALVLVPVYGLSAAFRHSFFHVASIMTTTGFSTVNYCAWPAFAQALLFLLMFTGGCSGSTAGGIKVIRWVILRKQALNEMQRLLHPHGVFSIQLNRRPGRKDVVYSVAGFMFVYFVCLLVTFLTAALTGADLLTDITAALTLVGNIGAAFGRVGSGGDFSFFPHWAKVVFSFSMLAGRLELYTIVILCVPAFWRR, from the coding sequence ATGAAATTTCTCCAATGTTTAACCATCATTTTTATGATTCTTTCGATTGTTGCCGGAAGTTTTTTGATTCCGGTTGCAGTTGCCGTATTTTTGCATGAATGGAATATGCTGCCGGCGTTTTTTATACCGATGGCTGTGTTATGGGTAATAACAATTCTCTTATTTATAAGAACAAAGCGGCAGCCGATTCGGCTTACCGTGCGCGAAGGAATCCTTTTGGTAAGCGCCGCATGGCTCGGCGCGGGCTTATTGGGTGCGGTTCCGTTCATGCTGTCGGGATTTGTGCCGCACTTTAGCGATGCGTTTTTTGAATCGGTTTCGGGTTTTACGACCACCGGCGCGAGCGTCTTACAGAACATCGAAAGCTACCCGATGGCGCTGCGGGTATGGCGTACGCAAATGCACTGGCTCGGCGGTATGGGGATTGTTGCCTTAACCGTGGCCTTGTTCCCGCTGCTCGGTGTCGGCGGTTTTCAGCTGATAAAAAGTGAGACAAGCGGCCCCGATAAGGGAAAGGTAACGGCAAAAATTACGCATACGGCAAAAGCACTCTGGTTTATTTACTTGGGAATGACGGTCTTGCAAATTATCCTTTTGTGTATTGCGGGGATGCCATTCTTAGAAGCAATGTGTCACAGCTTTTCCACGCTCGGAACCGGCGGGTTTTCAACGCAAAATACCAGCGTCGGATACTATAACTCGGCAGCCATCGAGATTATCTGTACGGTGTTTATGTTTTTAGCGGGTGTGAATTTCAGCCTCTACTTCCACCTTTTTACCGGAAAGCCGGAAGAATTTTTTAGGAATTCCGAATTACGGGCGTATATCCGTATCGCGCTTTTTACAGGAATCGGCATTGCATTAGTGCTTGTACCGGTTTACGGATTGTCGGCAGCATTTCGCCACAGTTTTTTCCATGTCGCATCGATTATGACAACCACCGGATTTTCTACGGTAAACTACTGTGCATGGCCTGCCTTTGCACAAGCGCTTCTCTTTTTACTGATGTTTACCGGCGGGTGTTCCGGTTCGACAGCGGGCGGCATCAAAGTGATCCGCTGGGTTATTTTACGCAAGCAAGCCTTAAACGAAATGCAGCGTCTTTTGCATCCACATGGCGTGTTCAGTATCCAACTGAACCGCCGCCCGGGACGGAAAGACGTTGTATACAGCGTTGCCGGTTTTATGTTCGTCTATTTTGTATGTCTATTGGTAACGTTTTTGACGGCTGCCTTAACCGGCGCGGATCTCCTTACCGACATAACGGCAGCACTTACATTGGTCGGTAATATCGGCGCTGCATTCGGCAGAGTCGGCAGCGGCGGAGACTTTTCGTTCTTTCCGCATTGGGCAAAGGTTGTGTTCTCTTTTTCTATGCTGGCAGGCCGTTTGGAACTGTACACCATCGTTATCTTATGCGTACCTGCCTTTTGGCGCCGATAA
- a CDS encoding AMP-binding protein, protein MQTINELGTYTFQAMLENSIKRFGERPALSFVSGAPISYKEADKQIKQLQQRLYRLGVNPGDKVSIYSHSVPHWGIAYFAIVTMGAVAVPLLPDFTDKEVKTCLEHSETNIIIVSDKLMSRVPETVSVLIDIQDFSVKKGTEIRDGTPPPHTCKEDDTASVIYTSGTTGRSKGVELSHKNLVCNAIAGQSCQRINEYDRALSILPLSHVYEFTIGFLMFFLNGACVYYLEGIPTPRILLPALLQVRPTMMLSVPIVMEKIYRNKILPALTSSPFRAWLYHTKLGKKILNRLAGKQLKKTFGGHLKFFGLGGSKTDTIVEEFLRDAKFPYVIGYGLTETAPLIAGSTVRQSVPGWIGYAIPDVEIKIDNPDPKTGIGELLVKGPNVMKGYYRDPELTKNSFTEDGWFKTGDLFVMDEKGHLAIKGRSKNMILGASGENIYPEDIEFVLNQHPLVTESLVVEGEKSSLVAYVQLDEEKLAAAVQKEQSQNKEGSAIQNLQSAVAGAVSGLTDAMAYKRAEILNEIKFFVNSSVNKMSRIDKIEQVEAFEKTASQKIKRYLYHFTNRGKKDTEVSAGE, encoded by the coding sequence ATGCAAACAATCAATGAACTGGGAACTTATACCTTTCAAGCGATGCTGGAGAATAGCATCAAGCGGTTTGGAGAACGCCCTGCGCTTTCATTTGTGTCGGGAGCGCCGATTTCATACAAAGAAGCCGATAAGCAGATAAAACAGCTGCAGCAGCGTTTGTACCGCCTCGGCGTCAACCCGGGCGATAAGGTGTCAATCTATAGCCACAGCGTTCCTCATTGGGGAATCGCCTATTTTGCTATTGTTACGATGGGCGCCGTTGCCGTTCCGCTGCTACCTGATTTTACCGACAAAGAAGTTAAAACCTGTCTTGAACATTCCGAAACAAACATAATCATTGTTTCGGACAAACTGATGAGCCGAGTACCCGAAACCGTTTCGGTACTTATCGATATTCAGGACTTTTCGGTTAAAAAAGGTACGGAGATAAGAGACGGCACCCCTCCGCCTCATACCTGTAAAGAAGACGACACCGCTTCCGTTATTTATACGTCCGGTACGACGGGGCGTTCCAAGGGTGTGGAGCTTTCACATAAAAACCTTGTCTGCAATGCAATCGCGGGGCAATCCTGCCAACGCATTAACGAGTATGACCGGGCTCTTTCTATTCTGCCGCTTTCGCATGTATATGAATTTACGATCGGCTTTTTGATGTTTTTCTTAAACGGCGCCTGCGTGTACTATCTCGAAGGTATTCCAACCCCGCGGATACTCCTGCCCGCTCTGTTACAGGTGCGCCCGACAATGATGCTGAGCGTTCCGATCGTTATGGAAAAAATATACCGGAACAAGATACTTCCGGCTTTGACCTCCTCCCCGTTCCGGGCATGGCTGTATCATACTAAGCTCGGTAAAAAAATATTAAACCGCCTTGCGGGAAAACAGCTGAAAAAAACATTCGGCGGACACCTGAAGTTTTTCGGCTTGGGCGGTTCAAAAACCGATACAATCGTTGAAGAATTTTTGAGAGATGCTAAATTTCCCTATGTTATCGGCTACGGTTTGACGGAAACGGCGCCACTCATTGCCGGTTCAACCGTTCGCCAAAGTGTTCCGGGCTGGATCGGTTACGCGATCCCCGATGTTGAGATTAAAATCGATAACCCTGATCCTAAAACCGGCATCGGCGAACTGCTGGTAAAAGGCCCGAATGTGATGAAAGGCTATTATCGCGACCCTGAACTCACAAAAAATTCGTTTACCGAAGACGGCTGGTTTAAAACCGGCGATCTTTTTGTGATGGACGAAAAAGGTCATCTCGCTATTAAAGGCCGCTCAAAAAACATGATCCTCGGAGCCAGCGGCGAAAATATCTACCCCGAAGATATTGAGTTTGTGCTCAATCAGCATCCGCTTGTAACGGAATCGCTCGTGGTTGAAGGGGAAAAATCTTCACTTGTCGCCTACGTACAGCTTGATGAAGAAAAACTTGCTGCTGCCGTGCAAAAAGAGCAAAGTCAAAACAAAGAAGGCTCTGCCATTCAGAATTTGCAATCCGCCGTAGCGGGCGCTGTTTCCGGCTTGACGGATGCGATGGCTTATAAACGGGCGGAAATCTTAAACGAGATTAAATTTTTTGTTAATTCCAGTGTGAATAAGATGTCACGGATCGATAAAATTGAACAGGTTGAAGCATTTGAAAAAACGGCCAGTCAAAAGATAAAACGATACCTGTATCATTTTACGAACCGCGGGAAAAAGGATACCGAGGTTTCGGCAGGAGAATAA
- the trkA gene encoding Trk system potassium transporter TrkA — MNGNVFHGFQAPVHADAFVLVSLQMTVIIIGAGVTGVELARRLIAKKHNVVLIEQNQETARHAANRLDCIVTEASGNDPKVLTEAGIQRADALVTLTDSDELNMIICGVAESLAPKVLKIARVRNENYVASLNTGKDRTLGIDFLVHPDQEAALAIINAVEHGAVSDIIAFEDSPYQLTCFTIGANSKLDGVILQNIRSIIDDPFVVVAVEDENKTAIPSGGTVLHAGMRISILTLPNYIERFYALAGFTVKPIKKIALVGIGKVGKRVAASLIEKHSFGMFKRLFGLRTKSRWEVAIIDKDSSLAKHAAEEYPDARIYSGDVTDESFIEEIALNSFDLVINATQNYELNMITSAYLKTLGIPKTIALVQSSVMSNVAYKIGVDVAIPLKDVTVDVIMSHLGGKHLTRIHTMGAGELEIVEVIISEHSEAVEKSLKDIAMPGVFLILLITNETGCRIPGGNTVLEADDKLAIIVQVAKSDEVIKYFAGKK, encoded by the coding sequence ATCAATGGGAACGTTTTCCATGGCTTCCAAGCCCCTGTCCATGCCGATGCTTTTGTGTTAGTATCATTACAAATGACTGTCATTATTATTGGCGCAGGCGTAACAGGGGTTGAGCTTGCCCGAAGATTAATCGCAAAAAAGCATAATGTGGTTCTTATCGAACAAAATCAAGAAACCGCCCGCCATGCAGCCAACCGCTTGGACTGTATCGTAACGGAGGCGAGCGGTAACGATCCGAAAGTTTTAACCGAGGCCGGTATCCAACGGGCAGACGCGCTGGTTACCCTTACCGACAGTGACGAACTGAATATGATTATCTGCGGTGTTGCCGAATCTCTTGCTCCCAAGGTACTGAAGATTGCCCGCGTAAGAAATGAAAATTACGTTGCATCGCTGAACACTGGAAAAGACCGTACGTTGGGTATCGATTTTTTGGTGCATCCCGACCAAGAAGCAGCACTCGCCATCATTAATGCCGTTGAGCACGGGGCTGTCAGTGATATTATCGCCTTCGAAGATTCTCCGTATCAGCTCACCTGTTTTACTATCGGTGCAAACAGTAAGCTGGATGGAGTTATATTACAAAACATCCGCAGTATTATCGATGATCCCTTTGTTGTCGTCGCTGTAGAAGATGAGAATAAAACCGCTATTCCTTCGGGAGGAACCGTGCTCCATGCCGGTATGCGGATTTCGATTCTGACACTGCCGAACTATATCGAGCGGTTCTATGCGCTTGCCGGGTTCACGGTTAAACCCATCAAAAAGATTGCCCTAGTCGGAATTGGGAAGGTCGGTAAACGGGTCGCAGCAAGCCTTATCGAAAAACATTCGTTCGGTATGTTTAAACGCTTATTCGGTCTGCGTACCAAATCCCGTTGGGAAGTTGCCATTATCGATAAAGACAGCAGCCTTGCAAAGCATGCAGCAGAGGAATATCCGGACGCGCGTATCTATAGCGGCGACGTTACCGACGAATCATTTATAGAAGAAATTGCGCTTAATTCCTTCGATCTCGTTATCAATGCAACACAAAACTACGAACTGAACATGATTACCTCTGCGTATCTGAAAACGCTTGGGATCCCCAAAACCATTGCGTTGGTGCAAAGCTCCGTGATGTCGAACGTAGCATATAAGATCGGTGTGGACGTGGCGATTCCGCTCAAAGACGTTACGGTTGACGTTATTATGAGCCATCTGGGCGGTAAGCACCTTACCCGTATTCATACCATGGGTGCAGGTGAACTTGAGATAGTCGAAGTTATTATTTCCGAGCACTCGGAAGCGGTAGAGAAAAGCCTGAAAGACATTGCAATGCCCGGAGTGTTCCTCATACTGCTCATTACGAACGAAACAGGCTGCCGTATCCCCGGCGGAAATACCGTCCTTGAAGCGGATGACAAACTCGCTATTATCGTACAAGTCGCAAAAAGCGACGAAGTGATTAAATATTTCGCCGGTAAAAAATGA
- the grpE gene encoding nucleotide exchange factor GrpE: protein MTKKHEKKHAQECEAQPVEQNGMNTDSEAGKKAAGANPHGNSTENAGQYAAPEQQTGNREHGKEAAGRTAPDTEASKEAKPEPSDADKLASLEAKCRELQDQYLRKAADFDNYRKRMIKEKQEAIDYANTNLISDLLLILDDFDRAIEAGKKAGEESAAAFMQGVMMIRSGLSSLLESKYGLQYYEAQGKPFNPDIHEAVATNPSAEVTEPTVGAELQKGYKLKERILRPAKVMVLMPAPAEKK from the coding sequence ATGACAAAAAAACATGAAAAAAAGCATGCGCAGGAGTGCGAAGCCCAACCGGTAGAGCAGAACGGTATGAACACGGACTCCGAAGCCGGTAAAAAAGCTGCCGGTGCGAATCCGCACGGTAACAGCACGGAAAATGCCGGACAGTATGCGGCGCCGGAACAGCAAACCGGCAATCGGGAGCATGGAAAAGAGGCTGCCGGACGAACCGCTCCGGATACGGAAGCGTCAAAGGAAGCAAAGCCGGAGCCGTCCGATGCCGACAAGCTCGCATCTCTGGAAGCAAAATGCAGGGAATTGCAGGATCAATATCTGCGCAAAGCGGCGGATTTCGATAACTACCGTAAGCGCATGATAAAGGAAAAACAGGAGGCAATCGACTACGCAAACACGAATTTGATTTCCGACCTCTTGCTGATATTGGATGACTTTGACCGCGCTATCGAGGCCGGTAAAAAGGCAGGGGAAGAAAGCGCCGCTGCTTTTATGCAGGGTGTTATGATGATCCGGAGCGGCTTATCCTCGCTGCTGGAATCAAAGTACGGGCTGCAGTATTACGAAGCGCAGGGGAAGCCCTTTAACCCCGACATTCACGAAGCCGTTGCGACAAATCCCTCGGCGGAGGTTACGGAACCGACCGTCGGCGCGGAATTGCAAAAGGGCTATAAATTGAAGGAACGGATTCTCCGTCCGGCAAAGGTAATGGTATTGATGCCTGCACCGGCAGAGAAAAAATAA
- a CDS encoding DNA topoisomerase IV subunit A, which yields MDYVESLFNTNFLEYASYVIRDRAIPDVEDGLKPVQRRILHSLFEMDDGKFHKVANVVGYCMKYHPHGDASIGNALTVLANKSLFIDKQGNFGNLFTGDEASAPRYIECRITEFAKDILFNPHITRYVPSYDGRNKEPVVFRAKLPVVLLIGAEGIAVGMSTKILPHNIREIIEAEKACLSGKSFTLYPDFQTGGLIDVSDYQDGKGKVLVRAKLDTSDDKRIVIRELPFGSTTESLIASIESASKSGKVKISEINDYTAEQVEIELKLPRGVYAADVVDALYAFTDCEQSISCNLLVIQDNLPVQTTVTEVIKTHAKQLTALLKDELLYEQEMLTDRLHLRTLERIFIEERIYKKIETMKTAESVIKAVIKGFEPFKAELIREVTEDDVDRLLKIPIRRISLYDIQKNRAEVQEISARLKEIVRLLKNLKKYALSVLDGILAKLPPEITARKTEITGFTKVDVKEAVNRDVSLRYDEATGYLGTAVTTGKEILKVSPYDRVFILRKSGVYTVMDVPDRLFVDTGMWYCGFAEKELLSQILFTVIYKDEKTQYPYIKRARVESYILNRDYLFVPDTATVLYASTVENFEFTVQYTPKPRTKKTEARFKTADYPEKGLKAQGVRLAEREAEAAAPVTKKNSKK from the coding sequence ATGGATTATGTAGAAAGTTTATTTAACACGAATTTTTTAGAGTATGCCAGTTATGTTATCCGTGACCGCGCAATTCCCGATGTAGAGGACGGCCTCAAGCCGGTACAGCGGCGTATCCTACATTCTCTTTTTGAGATGGATGACGGAAAGTTCCATAAGGTTGCCAATGTCGTCGGCTACTGTATGAAGTATCACCCGCACGGGGACGCTTCCATCGGAAACGCATTGACGGTACTCGCCAATAAAAGCCTCTTTATCGACAAGCAGGGGAATTTCGGCAACCTCTTTACGGGGGACGAAGCCTCCGCCCCGCGGTATATCGAATGCCGCATCACCGAATTTGCAAAAGATATCCTGTTTAATCCCCATATTACGCGGTATGTTCCTTCTTATGACGGCAGAAACAAAGAGCCGGTCGTATTCCGCGCCAAACTGCCTGTCGTACTGCTCATTGGGGCGGAAGGGATTGCCGTCGGTATGTCTACCAAGATACTTCCGCATAATATCCGCGAAATCATCGAGGCGGAAAAAGCCTGCCTTTCCGGCAAATCCTTTACGCTCTATCCCGACTTTCAGACCGGCGGGCTTATCGACGTGTCAGACTATCAGGACGGCAAGGGCAAGGTGCTGGTGCGGGCAAAGTTGGACACCTCCGACGATAAACGAATTGTTATCCGTGAACTCCCCTTCGGCAGCACTACCGAAAGCCTCATCGCTTCGATAGAATCGGCGTCGAAGTCGGGAAAGGTAAAAATTTCGGAAATTAACGACTATACGGCGGAACAAGTAGAAATAGAACTCAAGCTGCCGCGCGGCGTGTACGCAGCGGATGTTGTCGATGCGCTCTATGCCTTTACCGATTGTGAGCAATCGATCTCCTGTAATTTGCTGGTCATTCAAGACAATCTGCCGGTTCAAACGACTGTTACCGAGGTTATTAAAACCCACGCAAAACAGCTGACCGCTTTGCTGAAAGATGAACTTTTATATGAGCAGGAGATGCTGACCGACCGGCTGCACCTCAGAACACTTGAGCGGATATTTATCGAAGAGCGGATTTATAAAAAGATTGAAACGATGAAAACCGCCGAGTCGGTCATTAAGGCGGTTATCAAAGGTTTTGAACCGTTCAAAGCAGAGCTGATACGGGAAGTAACGGAAGACGATGTAGACCGGCTCCTCAAAATCCCCATTCGGCGTATTTCGCTCTACGACATTCAAAAAAACCGTGCCGAGGTACAGGAAATTTCCGCCCGGCTCAAAGAGATTGTCCGTCTTTTAAAGAACCTCAAAAAATATGCGCTCAGCGTCCTTGACGGAATCCTCGCAAAACTACCGCCTGAAATCACGGCGCGCAAAACGGAGATTACCGGCTTTACCAAAGTAGATGTAAAAGAAGCCGTTAACCGCGATGTATCGCTCCGCTATGACGAAGCAACCGGCTACCTCGGCACCGCCGTGACTACCGGAAAAGAAATACTCAAAGTTTCGCCGTATGACCGCGTTTTTATCCTGCGCAAAAGCGGGGTGTACACCGTTATGGATGTACCCGACCGGCTCTTTGTCGATACCGGTATGTGGTATTGCGGCTTTGCGGAAAAAGAATTATTGTCACAAATCCTCTTTACGGTTATTTATAAAGATGAGAAAACACAGTATCCGTATATCAAACGGGCACGGGTTGAATCTTATATATTGAACCGTGATTACCTGTTTGTACCTGATACGGCAACTGTGCTCTACGCAAGTACGGTTGAAAATTTTGAGTTTACGGTGCAATATACGCCCAAGCCTCGAACAAAGAAAACCGAAGCACGCTTTAAAACCGCGGATTATCCGGAAAAGGGATTAAAAGCGCAGGGGGTACGGCTTGCAGAACGGGAAGCAGAAGCTGCGGCTCCGGTAACGAAAAAAAATAGTAAAAAGTGA
- a CDS encoding methylated-DNA--[protein]-cysteine S-methyltransferase yields MTYTQWYDSPLGNILLAADNAGLTGVWFNGEKFFAQYLEEQHEEKETPFLQQTKRWLDVYFSGKEPDFTVPFHFNGTDFQNAVWNILCTIPYGHTTTYGEIAKQIARQRGLSRMSAQAVGGAVGHNGISIIVPCHRVIGANGNLTGYAGGLDKKIALLTLEKIL; encoded by the coding sequence ATGACATATACCCAATGGTATGATTCTCCGCTGGGGAACATTTTACTGGCAGCAGACAACGCAGGTTTGACCGGCGTGTGGTTCAACGGCGAAAAGTTTTTTGCTCAGTATCTTGAAGAACAGCATGAAGAAAAAGAAACCCCGTTTTTACAGCAAACAAAGCGATGGCTTGATGTCTATTTTTCCGGAAAAGAACCTGATTTTACCGTGCCGTTCCATTTTAACGGAACGGATTTCCAAAATGCAGTGTGGAATATCCTCTGTACTATTCCATACGGGCATACAACTACCTACGGTGAAATAGCCAAGCAAATTGCCCGTCAACGAGGTCTATCCCGTATGTCCGCACAGGCGGTGGGCGGTGCAGTCGGTCATAATGGCATTTCCATTATCGTACCCTGTCATCGTGTTATCGGAGCGAACGGTAACTTAACCGGCTATGCAGGCGGCCTTGATAAAAAAATAGCATTACTGACGCTGGAGAAAATTCTTTAA
- the dnaK gene encoding molecular chaperone DnaK yields MGKIIGIDLGTTNSCVAIMEGGEPVVIPNAEGGRTTPSIVAFKKDERIVGQPAKNQMITNPEGTIYSVKRFIGHRYSELTDELKRVPYKIVPQGDDVRIEVDGKKYSTQEISAFILQKMKKTAEDYLGEPVTEAVITVPAYFNDAQRQATKDAGKIAGLDVKRIINEPTAASLAFGFNKDSKKEKVIAVYDLGGGTFDISILELGDGVFEVKSTNGDTHLGGDDFDNRIVEWLEKEFKAEQGIDLSKDRMALQRLREAAEKAKIELSSRAETEINLPFITADANGPKHLQKTLTRAKFEQMTDDLFERTKEPCRKALKDAGLEASQIDEILLVGGSTRMPKVAQIIKEIFGKEGSKGVNPDEAVAVGAAIQGGILGGDVKDVLLLDVTPLSLGIETMGGVFTPLINRNTTIPTRKSQVFSTAADGQTAVSIHVLQGERGMASQNRTLGNFDLVGIPPAPRGVPQIEVTFDIDANGIVHVSAKDLGTGKEQHIRIESSSGLSESEIDRMVKEAEANAENDKKEREKVEVRNEADSMIYQTEKTLKEMGDKVNAADKQRIEEAVAALKKAIEGGDTADIKSKTEALQQAAYKIAEEMYKQQGAGAAGAAGAGAAGGAAESGPTKGTADDVDYEVVKDEDK; encoded by the coding sequence ATGGGAAAAATTATCGGAATTGACTTAGGAACAACCAACTCTTGTGTTGCAATTATGGAAGGCGGAGAACCCGTCGTTATCCCAAATGCCGAAGGAGGACGCACCACACCCTCTATCGTCGCATTCAAAAAAGACGAACGGATTGTCGGTCAGCCTGCTAAAAACCAGATGATTACCAATCCCGAAGGTACCATCTATTCGGTAAAGCGCTTTATCGGCCATCGGTACAGTGAATTAACCGACGAATTAAAGCGTGTTCCATATAAAATCGTACCGCAGGGAGATGATGTCCGTATCGAAGTGGACGGCAAAAAATATTCCACGCAGGAAATTTCAGCGTTTATCCTGCAGAAGATGAAGAAAACGGCAGAAGACTACTTAGGCGAACCGGTAACCGAAGCGGTTATCACGGTACCTGCGTACTTTAACGACGCACAGCGCCAGGCTACAAAGGATGCCGGTAAAATCGCAGGGTTGGATGTAAAGCGTATTATCAACGAACCGACGGCAGCTTCACTTGCATTCGGCTTTAACAAGGATTCAAAGAAAGAGAAGGTTATTGCGGTATACGACCTTGGCGGCGGTACCTTCGATATTTCGATTTTGGAATTGGGCGACGGTGTATTCGAGGTTAAATCGACCAACGGCGACACCCACTTGGGCGGCGACGACTTTGATAACCGCATTGTCGAATGGCTCGAAAAAGAGTTCAAGGCAGAACAGGGCATCGATCTTTCAAAGGATCGTATGGCATTGCAGCGGCTCCGCGAAGCGGCGGAAAAAGCAAAGATAGAGCTTTCCAGCCGTGCGGAAACGGAAATCAACCTTCCGTTCATCACCGCCGATGCGAACGGCCCCAAGCACTTGCAGAAAACACTGACCCGCGCAAAGTTCGAGCAGATGACCGATGACCTGTTTGAACGCACCAAAGAACCGTGCCGCAAAGCCTTAAAGGATGCAGGCCTTGAAGCAAGCCAGATTGACGAAATCCTGCTGGTCGGCGGTTCCACCCGTATGCCGAAGGTTGCTCAGATTATCAAAGAGATTTTCGGCAAGGAAGGTTCAAAAGGTGTAAACCCCGATGAAGCGGTTGCGGTCGGCGCTGCTATCCAGGGCGGTATCTTGGGCGGCGATGTCAAAGACGTGCTGCTCTTGGACGTTACCCCGCTTTCGCTCGGTATCGAAACGATGGGCGGCGTATTCACTCCGTTGATTAACCGCAACACCACCATTCCTACCCGCAAGAGTCAGGTGTTCTCGACTGCGGCTGACGGACAGACCGCGGTTTCCATCCATGTGTTGCAGGGTGAGCGCGGTATGGCAAGCCAGAACCGGACGCTCGGCAACTTCGACTTGGTCGGTATTCCTCCGGCTCCCCGCGGTGTTCCGCAGATTGAAGTTACCTTTGACATCGACGCGAACGGTATCGTGCACGTTTCCGCAAAAGACCTTGGAACCGGTAAAGAGCAGCACATCCGCATCGAAAGCTCCAGCGGCTTGAGCGAAAGCGAAATCGACCGCATGGTGAAGGAAGCGGAAGCCAACGCCGAAAACGACAAGAAAGAGCGCGAAAAGGTTGAGGTACGCAACGAGGCCGACTCGATGATCTACCAGACTGAAAAGACTTTGAAGGAAATGGGCGATAAGGTGAACGCCGCCGACAAGCAGCGCATCGAAGAAGCTGTTGCCGCTTTAAAGAAGGCGATTGAAGGCGGAGATACTGCCGACATCAAGTCCAAGACCGAAGCACTCCAGCAGGCTGCGTACAAGATTGCAGAAGAAATGTACAAGCAGCAGGGCGCCGGTGCAGCGGGAGCTGCCGGAGCAGGTGCAGCAGGCGGCGCTGCCGAAAGCGGCCCCACCAAGGGAACCGCCGACGACGTTGACTACGAAGTCGTAAAAGACGAAGATAAATAA